TTAAATATTTCAACAAATAGAAGTTTGCTTATCAGAGATACAAAAATATTATACTGCTTATATTTATATAATAGACAAGCGATTATTTTAATTCACATAAATTGTATTTTTTATTTAATATTATTTATTAGTAATATCCAATGATGCGGTTAGTAAGGAGCAAGATCCCATGTAGCAAGGCGCTTAGGAAAGAGAGGCCTAGTTGCTGAATTGGTGGTAGGCATTAGCGAGCCCGGACTAGGTGAGTCGAAGCTGCTTTGCAACTGTGCCGACAGAGTCTAGATGTGCTAAAACAGCTCCACGCAAAAAAGCAGTGCCCCAACTCTGCTTAGGGCAAAGAGTTGGGGCACTGCTTTTTTAATACTTAGAAGAAGAGCTTATAAGCTAGCTTTTGTCAAGCATCTTCTTGATTCTCGGAAGAAAAGACTTCAGTGGTAGGCTGGTAAGTTGCTCTGCGAGCAATGCAATCGGGTAATGGATTCGTGCCCGTTGAAAGCTAGGGTTGTTGCAACCAGCTTATGACCAGTTGTTTAATAGGCGACGAAGCAAAATAATCTGCCCCGTGTGATAAGCAGTATGGTCGGCGATGAGTACAGCTTCCCGGAAAATGTTCTGACCTGTACCATGCGCAAGAGGCTCGAACAGATCATGGTTTGAGTCGTGGAGCAACGCTACGAACCGGGTTTTATCTTGCTGAATATGAGCTAGGGTGGTTTCCCAACGCGCCTGATCAGCAAGATCTTTGGCGCTCGGCCAGTACTCATCAGGCCACTTCGGGGACTGATGTTCTGGGTTAATACAAAACTCCACGATGTCCCACTGCGCTATTCGCACGTGCTCGACTAATTGCCAAATGGTATAGGGGAGCCCTGTCGCCGGCTTGTTTAGAAGTTCAAGTGGAATAGAAGCGCAAGCCTCCTCGAAAGGAACGTGAGCATTTCCTCCTTCTAATAATTGAATAAGCTCTTTTACCAAAGCTTCGCGTGCATGCTTTTCCATGAAGTCGGTGTCTACTTAATTACTTAGTAGTTTCTTGATCAAGCCAAACGTAGGTTTCAACAAAACGTTTTCCGATGCTTCAGGCTCCCTTGGGGTAAGTAGGAGGGTAGAAAGCGCATAAGAACTCACCTAGGTTGAGCTTCATAAAAAAGGCTAGTTCGCCCTTCTATTAGTAGGAGAGATGTTGATTCAGGACGCAGAAGGCGCCCCAACTTTGAGTAGCTTGTCTTCATTCGTGTACCGCAACTCAAACCCACTGGTAAGTAGGACGATGACTAAGATGAGAACCTTCTTTGTGAATGGGAGACTAGCTATAGGGCTATTGCTTAGCATTTCCGATACTGCCCGTGCCCAAACCAAAATGCCAATTAGTCGCCCCACGTATTACCCACGGGTGGTGCGCCTAACGCAAGGGCAGACTCCAGGTCGGCTCTTGGCTAGCTTTGATGTGGGTAAGACGGGTGCTATCTACGAAAGCCCTGATAATGGCCGTACTTGGCAGCACCTCGCCGACGTAACAGAAAATACGCCACCCCGCAACTGTTGTAGCAGTCTTTGGGAAGTGCCGCAAGCCCTTGGGGCTACAGCAGCAGGTACTCTGTTTTGGGCTACTTCAGTAGGTACAGACCAGGGCGGACGCGGACCATGTTCCATCCGTCTCTACCATAGTACTGACGGCGGACATAGCTGGAGTTTCTTCTCAACATCCGTAAGTGGGTTCATCGGACTCTGGGAACCGGAGT
This Hymenobacter sp. GOD-10R DNA region includes the following protein-coding sequences:
- a CDS encoding DinB family protein is translated as MEKHAREALVKELIQLLEGGNAHVPFEEACASIPLELLNKPATGLPYTIWQLVEHVRIAQWDIVEFCINPEHQSPKWPDEYWPSAKDLADQARWETTLAHIQQDKTRFVALLHDSNHDLFEPLAHGTGQNIFREAVLIADHTAYHTGQIILLRRLLNNWS